In Anabas testudineus chromosome 12, fAnaTes1.2, whole genome shotgun sequence, the genomic stretch TagtaaatgtcagaaaacattaaagaaatgtTTGGAATATACAAAGTGGTAGGCAGAGTGTTTGCTGTGTGAGCTGTTGGTGCCCTCACCTCCTTGCAGCTGATGCTCAGAGATTTGGCAATGACCTGGATGAAGCGGCTGTCCGTCAGACACAGCTTAGCACCTGCTAAGTCAGAACTCATCTCACCTCTTAAGTTCTGGCCCATCATCTGGGAgagggtcacacacacaaaacacaggttTGCTTCCCTATTGTTATACCTAGTATTTTCTCCATGAACTATCTGAATACTGTTACTGCATCTCTCTGCATCTCCTCTAGAAAGGAGAAGGCATAATCACTTATTGGAGATAGATACCAACCTTTTTCTTAGCATTAAAAACAAGATCCTTCTTTGCCAACACGTAAGATAACTTTGACAGGGCGGCCTCTGGAGTCATGTCACCACCAGCTATGAGCCCTGCATCCATCAACACCTAAGAAGTCATAGATACATATGATTTGACAGATTTAACTGACCAGCCTCTCCTTTTTAATTTGGGAAATTattcagagagaaagacaagagtTACTTTTCCAGTAGCGTAAGATGTAGAAACAGTCCCCCTTAGACACTGGGTGCAGTTCATAATGATGACGCCAGAGTCAGTGGCCTTCTTCAGCTCTTTTAACAGGTCAGGACGGTTATCAGGAGCATTGCCACTGCCGTAGGTCTCTAGGACGACCCCCTCCATGGGCGGTTGCAGGAAAGCTctcacctgaacacagatacaaacacagactgttTATAAACACCCACAATTTATGAGTAAATGAAAGTGGCTGCTCAACTGTGTAGAATCTAATTGAGGAATTAGTATTCCATGTTACTTTTCCTGCAGCCCCTTTCACTCCAATGTATTGAGACCATCCACTCTCCTAAAAGCCCATCTGGTGCACTCTACACAACCAGCATCTCAGTCACTGGTTGGCTGGCACTGGAAGGCCTTATACCACATCATTAGCCACAGCATATGACTCAATGACAGATGACTGAAATGGCAGGAAGGAGAGCAATTAATCTGAAGGTGTTAGAAAGCATAAAGTCACTTGGCAAGATCACAGCAGTTTACCATAAAAGGTGAAAAGGAGGTGAcatgaaaagcattttttttgATGTGATAAGCAGTTTGACAAGAAATGTTTGACACAGGTTACCAATGAAGAGCACAGACAGGGCGCACATTAGGGCCTGGTGTCTAATCAAAATGGTGCCTCATAAAGGCTGTTAAAAGCTGTAAAGAAGTCTTGATAGCGGAACTGGGCAGTAGGAGCAGATTGAGACAGTAAAGTCACTCTCCCAGCAGCCTCTGCAAGGGGGAGGTGCAGCTAAATGTTACAGTATCTATACCAATCCTCCCTCTTTATAGGGTGATTGGTCATGGGCCATAAGTCGTTCTCATCTTTCTCTGGGCTGAGCTTTGGATGGCAGTTACATCACCAGGAGAGTAACGGAAGACGGGTAATGGCACAATTAAATCAAAGTTAACTATATTTTATTGCAGTTAGACAAAGCAACAGTTTTTGCACAGTCTGTTACctttaaagaacattttcaaTTACATTTAATACCTCTGAGAAGGGAAAACATTCTTGGCTACAAGTCTTGCACCACGCCGGTTAAGTTAAGTTAATTCTCTCATTATTGATAATCTGGCGTTGATCTGAAATTGTGCAATTACCCACAAATGGACATAGGATCATATTTGGGAGACATGTAATCAAATTTAGGACTGTGCTAATAATCCTAAATATAAACCAATTTGTAGACGAGTGCACTATGAAACGTCTGGATACATCAGTCAACTCTCTGTACCACCAGCGCTATACTATATTTCAGGGAGTGACTTCCAGttacaaaaacacttttactcAATATTTCTATTACACTTACAGTAGCAGCAGTGATTCCTGGGAACAGCCTGAGCAGGCCTACATTCCTGTTCAGCTCAGTACTGACTTGAAActttgctgtggtgtttgcCCTCCAAACTGTATCCCAGTTTACTGTGGAAAagacacaggaaacaaatgaaCTGGTTTTATCCATCATTACCCACATGAATACAGGACCATTACTGTACATCACTGGCTTACTTCTAATGTCCACTTCAGCAGTGGCCAGTGGAGGCAAATTAGGAGAGGAGAATGCATTAAAACTCCCAGCATCCACCTTGGTGACACGATTCCCTCTGTAGAGTTTGTTGTAAAAATACAGGCATACCTGAACAGAGATAGTGGTGTGTTTAATGACACGGAACATGGAAACCCGTCTACCTATGTGATGGCGAAGAAGGCATAAATTTGTCATGAGCTCAGTACAAACTATCAGCCAatgaaaatattacaattaGTGCAAGGTGTTGTGCTTTAGTGTGGTAAAGTCAATTAGAAACAACAATTTTCGGTGCTCTTCGGTCATTTATAGATTACGTTGATAAGACTCGACAGTGTTTTTCCCGTTTTGATAATTGTTGTCGTTTAGTATTGCGAAACATATCTCGCTGCAGTTAGAAAGCTTTCTCATCGGACGAGTTGTTTAGGAGAGCTTTTGTTACCTTTTGCTTGCCAGCAGTgctcacacattttcaaaatgttgaaaaatatttttacattgttgaaTGACTTTATTTCATGCATCAGCCTCTGACACACAAAAactaatgtaataaataaagattaaaaaatataaaaataaataaagattacGAAGTCACCACAAGCATCTCTATCACGTTTTAAAATACAGCAACTCTTAACTTTCCTTCTTTGAAACTGTTAAATtaaggacatttttacatttagtctatAGGTGCCATCTCAGTTCTCTTACCTCAGGAATAACAAACTGACCAGCAATCAGCAGCGCCCCCAGCAGGTTGTCTCTGCCATCATTCCTCATCTCATAGATGGGCACCTGAACACAGAAAGTGTTAACTTATTGTATATCTAAAGAATAGAGTAataactgaaaacacaacaaagacattttatgttttgatttgCAATGCTCTGTTGAAGCAGCAGCTCTTACCTGTGAGCCAGTGAGGATGATTGGTTTTCCCAAATGTTCACACATGAAGGACAGGGCAGAGGCTGTGTAAGCCATGGTGTCTGTGCCATGTAGGATCACAAAACCATCGTAGCTTTCATAATTTCTCTGgattgagaaaagaaaaaaaaaatctaattgcACAAAAtggattatttttgtttgtttgtttgtttgtttgttagatTTATTGTTATAACTgttgaataaagtaaaaattaaaccaaaattCAAACATCATAATTTGCTCTTTCATATTCTATGGTACAATGTATGAGTGAGAATTTGGATGAGTGTCTACCGTTTCAAAGCAAAAATTGTGGGGTGCTATattataaaagaaagaaactgaatccattgtataataattaaaataactgaGCAGCAAATACCTCAATGTCCTTTCCAATTCTACCCCAGTCATCAGTGGTCATATTGGATGAATCCAGCAAAGGGTTATACTCTAACACATTGTAGACTATCCTCTTATTGTTTTCGCTCAGTCTGGAAGACAGAAATGTAATGATGAGTTCCAGTcatgcacaaaacacaataatGGTATCCACAAAAACTGAATGCAGACAGAACAAACAGCCCAAAATAAATCAGTGCTTTTAGTGAGGTTTACTCCAGCTGTAAAGGATGCATGGTTAAGCTAATAATTATTGTGTTCGTATTAAGAACGCATTTTAGGGAAAGATAGGGGAATGCAAGAAACTGTGCTGACTTTGTGAAGCAAGACAAAATCTATTTAACTGGGCCTTCTGTCTCAGCAGCAGGGTGCCAAAACCAGTTTTAGAGACGGAGACACTTTTGGAAATGTACAAGGGAAGGTAATGGTAAGGACCCTGGTAGAAAGAGCAGTCTTATCTTTTCCACTATAGTAGAATATTCTGTGGTGTCTTACTAACACGATTTGTAAATTCAAGGAAGCTGAGGGGCATAAGGTGATATATCTTGAGGGTTATTTGAGTCATTTCACGTCAGGGCAGAAGCCtgcgtttctttttttattcgAATAACAGGGGAGGGAGCCTTGCATCAATGCATATTTATGTCGCCTCTAAGTGGAGTTTAACTCGGGCGTCCCATGGCCCCACCTGCGACACTCTGTGTAAGGCAGCATGTCTGGATAAACAGCCATagacagattttctttttaatctcccttttaaagaaacacagcacagcacccCCCACATTACCATAGGGCAGCCTTATAACATGGAGATAGGAGCTGAATGGAACAGCAGGGGGAAGAACAGGCAAGCCATGGTTCACCCAGCCACGGGTGCTACAGACATTCTTCTAATTAGTCTTTAGTCCACACATGACCCTAAAACATATGTTGCTAATAAACACGAAGCCAGATAACACTATTCAAATCATCAGTGTAGGCAGTGTAAGGTTTTGCACAGCTACATATTTGGTGCCAGCATGCTTCATTGCCTCAAAATAATGAATGTGTATGTGGTCAATGGCTTCATCTCTCAGTCTCAGACTAATAAAGTTTTTCAACAAATGAAACCAATTCCCTTGTCAGAAGGATTCAACATATGTTAGACAGCTGTATATTATTAACTGTAAACTTATTACACTCACATAAGCACTTACTGTAGGGGATATTAACGTTATATTAACACTGTATAAACTCACAGATTAGCAAATATTAGTTATGGTGATAGCCTAAATAAATTacttaaaacactgaataagcTAAAAGGCAGGTGAATGAGTACTGGAAAGTTGGTACGTGCAGAGCACTAAAACTCCACTGTCACCTAAAGTAAATACacttaaacaaataaacagtttgcCACCATGCCCCCAACCTCAAGGTTCACAAACCCGTCTGGAATAATGTCTAGAGCTGTTATATGTACCATACATCCCACTCCACACTGCCGCTCAGCCGACTTTCACAGCTGCAGTCAACATGAAGGAGGTATGCAAATTATTGAGAGATGGTATGTTTGTGGCACAGACACCTAAACTATCACTGACAATGAAGATCCCACAGAGGTTGTTGATCAGCTGGAAGCCTGTCACAATGGGCTCCACTCTCATTGCCCTACAGCACAGGCACCATGACAATAAGACAACAAAAGCACATATGGAATTGagtagataaataaaaagcCTCCAACAAACATTAGACTATGCCAGATGAGGTACTGCGGGAAATGTGGAGAGGTGACATTAGCAAGTAAGCAATACACTACTGCATGCACCTGTATCCTTCCAGTTATTGTTGCCAAAGGCCACATTGTCATGCATTTCCGTCCAAGCAAGCACACCCTAACATTTGATCTTGAGGCCAAAGGAGACATCAAACCACTCAAACACAGTACAGGCAATGCTACCAGTACTACAGCACCCATGAAATGGCTCGGCCGAATGAAACGTTGGCTTCCTGTTAAAGCAAAGAAAGCAATTCAAAGTCATTACAACAACTGCTATTCTTAGCGCAGCAGTGAGTTTTTTTCAATCAATCTATGCTTCTTAAATGACAAACATGTATCTTCCATTGTGtaataaactatttttaaagATGATAAGGTGCAGTGTTTATTCATTCTAACCCCCCAAAAACTTTCCTgacaaatatatgaaatattttattctatttgtaATGGTTTACACACACTAAATATCTGTATGATTAAGGCCTGTTAAGGTTCTCTCAAACACAGAGTTAGCTGTCTGAAACAATAAAATTACACTgcatgaaatgtattttttctcattaaaaGGACGGAAGACACAGCAAGTCAAGTGGAATGTGCTGGGCCTCCTTAATTAcatatatattgtttatttcctttataGATGAAActcaacagacaaaaataaaatgataaatagtgGATAAGCTGCTGTTCACTGATTTTATTGGACGTTCCCACGTACAGCTACTAACACTGTCTCAGGGATTACAATGACcttaaactttactttaaataagAATTCAGTGTCCTGAATGTTTGCAAATGGAAAAGCTGACCTATATTAAAAATAGGAATTTTATGTGTTGCATCTATAAAAAGAGCCAATTCAGGGCTTGACATTAACTTGCTCCCCAGTCACGCTGGCTAGTTGTTTTCTAAAGTTAATAGCCCCTCAGCTTTTAACAGGCAACAATTTTGTTGCTGTGAAATCACGGCTTATATGATTAAAGTTGACTATAGCGttctaaaatgtacttttgaATAGATTTACAAcgcttttaaatgtaaataaccaCTGTAATTACCAGAATCAAGACACATCTCAGCTGTGTCACTGCATCCCCCCCTGCATGTCGTGTTGAAGTGTCACGTTGCAATTAGTTCATTATTTCAGATGCTTTTTGAAAAGACTATAAACTGAATCTGCCAAAGGGGCTATTGGAAGTGACTTTGTTACCCATTACAGCTGAAATACACCTGGGTGTTGTTTGGCGGGTGTTAATGTCAAGCCCTGGAT encodes the following:
- the aspg gene encoding 60 kDa lysophospholipase isoform X3, with the translated sequence MADSSFDNMTSLARALSQPKLDLIETNDIHPPRNVQLHQCRRRKLSSCNSLECVEPVTSPCAEARVLVINTGGTIGMTLHDNVLAPKANAFVKSLRKLPILHDEMYAQQTSLYEYYGSDNTLVLPLSENNKRIVYNVLEYNPLLDSSNMTTDDWGRIGKDIERNYESYDGFVILHGTDTMAYTASALSFMCEHLGKPIILTGSQVPIYEMRNDGRDNLLGALLIAGQFVIPEVCLYFYNKLYRGNRVTKVDAGSFNAFSSPNLPPLATAEVDIRINWDTVWRANTTAKFQVSTELNRNVGLLRLFPGITAATVRAFLQPPMEGVVLETYGSGNAPDNRPDLLKELKKATDSGVIIMNCTQCLRGTVSTSYATGKVLMDAGLIAGGDMTPEAALSKLSYVLAKKDLVFNAKKKMMGQNLRGEMSSDLAGAKLCLTDSRFIQVIAKSLSISCKEELEAIRDALSPPLACAAAKIGDIEALEALKEMGSNLSLGDYDGRTPLHIAASEGHLKMVQYLLRHGATVYAKDRYGDTPLCNAVRFRHKEVVKLLRKTGAHFSRDELEEAGTELCSLAASGDMEGLEIWSLAGADLNKPGYDGQTAIQVARAVGKKEAVAFLAQHVSNKHKSGVIEFTATPSDL
- the aspg gene encoding 60 kDa lysophospholipase isoform X2, which translates into the protein MADSSFDNMTSLARALSQPKLDLIETNDIHPPRNVQLHQCRRRKLSSCNSLECVEPVTSPCAEARVLVINTGGTIGMTLHDNVLAPKANAFVKSLRKLPILHDEMYAQQTSLYEYYGSDNTLVLPLSENNKRIVYNVLEYNPLLDSSNMTTDDWGRIGKDIERNYESYDGFVILHGTDTMAYTASALSFMCEHLGKPIILTGSQVPIYEMRNDGRDNLLGALLIAGQFVIPEVCLYFYNKLYRGNRVTKVDAGSFNAFSSPNLPPLATAEVDIRINWDTVWRANTTAKFQVSTELNRNVGLLRLFPGITAATVRAFLQPPMEGVVLETYGSGNAPDNRPDLLKELKKATDSGVIIMNCTQCLRGTVSTSYATGKVLMDAGLIAGGDMTPEAALSKLSYVLAKKDLVFNAKKKMMGQNLRGEMSSDLAGAKLCLTDSRFIQVIAKSLSISCKEELEAIRDALSPPLACAAAKIGDIEALEALKEMGSNLSLGDYDGRTPLHIAASEGHLKMVQYLLRHGATVYAKDRYGDTPLCNAVRFRHKEVVKLLRKTGAHFSRDELEEAGTELCSLAASGDMEGLEIWSLAGADLNKPGYDGQTAIQVARAVGKKEAVAFLAQHVSNKHKTVFGEFNEYDDDDDDESGVIEFTATPSDL